In Candidatus Woesearchaeota archaeon, the sequence TTGCAGCCGATGACATCCTCTTTTCCGCTTAATGGGATTACATCTGCATTAGTCCATCCCTTTTCATTATGCTCAACACTCGTTGCTTCAAAGAATTTTTTCTTCGGATTTTTTAGAAATTCTCCTGCTGCTTTTTTGAATATTTCAAATTTTTCATATGAAAGCGATGCTGATGCGTTCCTGTCCTTCTGGACTGGGTCAACAAGCACTAACGGACCTTCTGTCTTTGAGGTGTTGAGGTTGAAAAGCGCCTTTCCTCTGTGGTGGTTTTCTGGGTCAATCACATTTTTCTCATTGCTTTTCCATTTTGATGCAGATGAGAGAAGATTAATGAATCCTCCATAATGTATTGTGAGTATGTCAATCACGTGCCCTGAGAATCCATTGATGAATGACTCTGCCCCATAAACGCCATTTGCCTTGCAGAAAGCCCTTGCCAGGCGCACTTCATCTGCAAGCTTTGGTTTCCTGTCAATTCTTCTTCGTATCCATGCAACATGCAGGGGGCTTACATCCATCACATTTCTTGCCTCGCCTGAATTCCTTATGTCAAGAACAGGAACAACCTCAAACTTTATTCCATCTTTTTCAAACTGATAATAATCCCTTGAGCCGTTAAGGGTTTTTGGATTGAATTTTTGGAGAATCTTCATAAGATGTGCTGAAATATCCTTGTCCTTGTATAACTTTAAGCCAAACCTCACAAAAACATCGCAGTCATAGTCGTCGCGGAGGAAGGTTCCCTTTGCAATTGAGCCTCCGAGAGTTGCCTTCGCCCTTATTTTCCTGCTCTTTATCTCTTTGTTTATCAGGGCAATTACTGAATTGCACCTTTTGAGGACAGATTCATCTGGCTTTACCTCTTCAAGCACTTCTCCGAGAATTTTTTTGCATTCCCTTTCATTCATATCCAAAAGAAAAGATGAGTATTATAAAAAGGTTGCCAATATTTAGTTTTTTTTAAGAGA encodes:
- a CDS encoding nucleotidyltransferase domain-containing protein, with product MNERECKKILGEVLEEVKPDESVLKRCNSVIALINKEIKSRKIRAKATLGGSIAKGTFLRDDYDCDVFVRFGLKLYKDKDISAHLMKILQKFNPKTLNGSRDYYQFEKDGIKFEVVPVLDIRNSGEARNVMDVSPLHVAWIRRRIDRKPKLADEVRLARAFCKANGVYGAESFINGFSGHVIDILTIHYGGFINLLSSASKWKSNEKNVIDPENHHRGKALFNLNTSKTEGPLVLVDPVQKDRNASASLSYEKFEIFKKAAGEFLKNPKKKFFEATSVEHNEKGWTNADVIPLSGKEDVIGCKILKAFIYIEKKLSLNGFVVEKKNWEWDKGKKAVFFYKISADSLKKALASGTVITGGPPIEMKANTEAFKKKYKKTFIREKRIFAEVKRKFRNPKQLFESLKNDKYLNGQIKQFKLIN